The following proteins come from a genomic window of Clupea harengus chromosome 22, Ch_v2.0.2, whole genome shotgun sequence:
- the dctpp1 gene encoding glutamyl-tRNA(Gln) amidotransferase subunit B, mitochondrial: MGDHRQEKFELRNDAPISPLNGETLRAQEHKSVANGPNRADSPVNGVQEYKRCTFSAEPTLEDIRRMQAEFADERNWNQFHQPRNLLLAMVGEVGEVSELFQWRGEVAEGLPDWTESEREHLAQELSDVLIYLVELADKCHVDLPQAVLRKMALNRLKYPASKVHGSAKKYTEYKE, encoded by the coding sequence ATGGGAGATCACAGGCAAGAGAAGTTTGAATTGAGAAACGATGCGCCTATTTCTCCTTTGAACGGCGAAACTCTTAGAGCCCAGGAGCACAAATCTGTGGCAAATGGACCTAACCGTGCCGACTCACCTGTGAATGGTGTCCAGGAATACAAGAGATGTACTTTCAGCGCCGAACCCACTCTCGAGGACATACGACGGATGCAGGCAGAATTCGCAGACGAGCGCAACTGGAACCAGTTTCACCAGCCCCGAAACCTCCTCTTGGCGATGGTTGGCGAAGTAGGAGAGGTGTCCGAACTCTTCCAATGGCGTGGGGAAGTTGCCGAGGGACTGCCGGACTGGACAGAGTCGGAAAGAGAACACCTGGCTCAAGAACTGAGCGATGTCTTGATCTACTTGGTAGAGCTTGCTGACAAATGCCACGTTGACTTGCCTCAAGCGGTCCTTCGTAAAATGGCTCTGAATCGACTGAAATATCCAGCTAGCAAAGTCCATGGGTCGGCCAAGAAGTACACTGAATATAAAGAGTAA